GGAGCTACAGGCCACAGTGCAGGAGCTTATGCAGCTCCTGATGGTTATACTCTTACTCTTGTGACATTGGAAATTGCCACAATGCATTGGATGGGTTTAACTGATTTGACATTCGAAGCATTTGATTATATCGCGCAAGTTAATGAAGATGCTGCTGGAGTAATTGTCAGAGCAGATTCAACATGGAAAACCCTTAAAGACTTATTAGATAGCATAAAAGCAAATCCAGGAAAATATCTATTTTCAGGTACCGCTGCTGGTGGAATCTGGGATCTTGCAAGAATAGGTATGCTTGATGCAGCAGGAATCCCTGTAGATGCAGTAACCTGGATACCAACCACTGGTGCAGCACAAGGATTAGTCGAGCTTTTGGGTGGTCATGTGGATGTAGTAACTTGCTCTCTTGCTGAAGCCATTTCACAATTGCAAAGTGGCCAAGTGCGTGCTCTTGCCATCATGGCTGATGAACGAGATCCAAGATTTCCAGATGTTCCAACATTGAAGGAATTGGGGATAAATTGGTCAGCCGGTACTTGGAGAGGTATAGCCGTTCCAAAGAAAACTCCACCTGAAATAAAGGCCATCTTAGAGCAAGCTATTCTGGAGATAGCAAATTCTGATGCGTTTAGAAATTTCATGAATACAAATGGTTTTGGAGTCAAAATTAGAAATGGTACACAGTTCTATGAATTTGTTAAAAAGCAAGATCAGGACTGGAAGCATGTTTTGGAACTTGGAGGATATGCTAAGTGAGATGGTAGCCTCACGGCTACCATTTTTTTGAGGTGAAAAAATGAAGGACCTCGTTTTAGGTTTGATATTACTCGTAATATCTACAACAGTTCTTTTTCTGAGCTCTTCCTTTCCTGATTTTGTCGTTAGAGGAGAGAGATTACCAGGTCCAAAATTCTTCCCGACAATTTTGTCGATAATCCTGATTTGTTTTGCGTTTTACTGCGTACTCGTGGGATTTGTGAAACTCATCAAAAAAACGCGGAATTCTTTAGAATCCAAGAGTGAATTGACAAAATTTGGTATTCTAAATGTTTTGTTCACAGTCTTTGGTGTATTATTCTTTGTCCCAATCATCACGTTTTTTGGTACATTCTTGGGTATTATTCTACTTGGCACAGCCTTGATGATTTTATTTAGTATCAAATGGTACCAATCTCTCATATATTCTTCAGTACTCGCATTTCTGGTGTACACAATCTTCCAAGTTTTGTTCAAGGTACCTCTGCCAGAAGGGACTTTGTTTTCTTTTCTTGTGAGGTGAATACTAAGTGGAGCAAATCGCAAAGTTATTTGATCCAAGTGTGATTTTTCCGTTGATCATATCGATGTTTTTTGGAATTTTCGTTGGTGCAATTCCCGGATTAACTGCGACTATGGCTGTCGCTCTGATCATTCCGGTGACTTATTACATGCCACCGATCGCTGGTTTGGCCATGGTCCTTGGTGTTTCTTTTACTGCCATTTTTGCTGGAGATATACCTGCTACTTTTTTGAGAATACCAGGCACACCTGCATCTGGTGCAGCCACACTCGATGGATTTGAACTTTCAAAAAAAGGCAAGGGTTCACTGGCATTAACTCTTGATCTTTTTTGCTCAGCGCTTGGAGGACTGATAGGAGTTTTGCTGTTGATACTGACAGCACCACCGTTGGCAAAATTTGCCTTGAAATTCACAAATTTTGAATATTTCTGGCTTGGCATATTCGGCTTGAGTATGGCTGCGGTCTTGAGCAAAGGTAATACCATTAAAGGACTTATTTCCGCATCACTTGGATTACTTATCTCGACCATCGGAATTGATGTAACAACAGGTTACCCAAGATTCACCTTTGGAAATATTGAACTCATGGATGGTGTTAGTTTCATACCTGCAATGATTGGTCTATTTGGTTTATCAGAAGTTTTGAAGAGAATACAAGCCGGCAGAAAAGCTATGGAACTTCCTGCAGTTAATGAAAAATCAAAGTTAAACGTGAGAGAAGGTCTAATCGCAATGTGGAAACACAAATTCACGATAATTCGAGGGTCTTTAGTGGGGACATTTATCGGTGCCTTGCCCGGTGCTGGTGCTGATATAGCCGCATGGGTTTCTTATGGTATTGAGAAAAATACTTCAAGGGATCCAGAAATAGGCAAAGGAAGTCTTCGTGGAGTAATTGCTCCAACCAGCGCGAACAACGCAGCAATTGGTGGCACGTGGATACCCGCCCTTGTCTTCGGTATACCAGGAGATTCAATAACTGCAATAGTTCTTGGTGCAATGCTGATGTATGGACTCAAACCCGGTCCACTTATCTTTACCGAATCACGAGATTTAGTCCATCAATTGTTTTCAGTTGCTATTCTGGTTCAGATACTCTTGATTCCCATAGGTTGGCTTGGTATCAAGGCCTTTTCGCTATTTCTAAAGCTCAAATCAGGTATTGTCCTAACATCTGTGGTTTTCTTCTCGATAATCGGCTCATATGCGATGAGAAACAGTTTTTTTGATATTTATGTAATGCTTATCTTCGGTTTGATAGGATATGCTTTTGAGAAGCTCGAAATACCTCTTGCACCAATGATACTGGGACTGATTCTTGGCCGCATGATTGAAGACAATCTTCGTGTTGGCCTCATTAAGACAAAGGGAAATTTCCTTCCATTTCTAACCAGACCCATTTCTTTAGTTTTATTTCTGTTGATAATCTTCACCCTTGTTGGTCCATGGTTCTTTTCCCTTTTCAAAAAACCTGCTTCAAGGTAATCCAAGATTTTGTAGAGCAGTCTGAAAGGACTGCTCTTTTTTTGTATAATTCTTATTAGGAGGCCATAAAGTGAAATCTGCAAGCATTATAACAATTGGTAGTGAAATAGTTGAGGGTATTATACTCAATACAAATGCTAAATACCTATCTGAAAAATTGACACAGTCAGGCTTGAAAGTAAAAAGACATCTTTCAGTTGACGACAATCTGGATGATATTGTCGAAGCAATAAAACTCTCAATGAGAGATTGCGATATGATCATTTTGAGCGGTGGTCTTGGACCCACCGAAGATGACAAGACTCGCGAAG
The DNA window shown above is from Thermotoga profunda AZM34c06 and carries:
- a CDS encoding tripartite tricarboxylate transporter substrate binding protein, which codes for MRKSWIFLVLLVAFSSFLLAADYPRKSVTIICPWGAGGGTDRLARFLADELSKKFGQPFVVVNKTGGGGATGHSAGAYAAPDGYTLTLVTLEIATMHWMGLTDLTFEAFDYIAQVNEDAAGVIVRADSTWKTLKDLLDSIKANPGKYLFSGTAAGGIWDLARIGMLDAAGIPVDAVTWIPTTGAAQGLVELLGGHVDVVTCSLAEAISQLQSGQVRALAIMADERDPRFPDVPTLKELGINWSAGTWRGIAVPKKTPPEIKAILEQAILEIANSDAFRNFMNTNGFGVKIRNGTQFYEFVKKQDQDWKHVLELGGYAK
- a CDS encoding tripartite tricarboxylate transporter TctB family protein yields the protein MKDLVLGLILLVISTTVLFLSSSFPDFVVRGERLPGPKFFPTILSIILICFAFYCVLVGFVKLIKKTRNSLESKSELTKFGILNVLFTVFGVLFFVPIITFFGTFLGIILLGTALMILFSIKWYQSLIYSSVLAFLVYTIFQVLFKVPLPEGTLFSFLVR
- a CDS encoding tripartite tricarboxylate transporter permease, with translation MEQIAKLFDPSVIFPLIISMFFGIFVGAIPGLTATMAVALIIPVTYYMPPIAGLAMVLGVSFTAIFAGDIPATFLRIPGTPASGAATLDGFELSKKGKGSLALTLDLFCSALGGLIGVLLLILTAPPLAKFALKFTNFEYFWLGIFGLSMAAVLSKGNTIKGLISASLGLLISTIGIDVTTGYPRFTFGNIELMDGVSFIPAMIGLFGLSEVLKRIQAGRKAMELPAVNEKSKLNVREGLIAMWKHKFTIIRGSLVGTFIGALPGAGADIAAWVSYGIEKNTSRDPEIGKGSLRGVIAPTSANNAAIGGTWIPALVFGIPGDSITAIVLGAMLMYGLKPGPLIFTESRDLVHQLFSVAILVQILLIPIGWLGIKAFSLFLKLKSGIVLTSVVFFSIIGSYAMRNSFFDIYVMLIFGLIGYAFEKLEIPLAPMILGLILGRMIEDNLRVGLIKTKGNFLPFLTRPISLVLFLLIIFTLVGPWFFSLFKKPASR